From a region of the Paenibacillus segetis genome:
- a CDS encoding cation diffusion facilitator family transporter, giving the protein MELTNKRSNFAILISLISNVALTAIKLVIGLLFNSQVLIADGVHNAGDVFASAAALVSMRISKRPPDKDHPYGHGKAEVIGAGIVAIVLVLASIFMGYHSILALTEQPHKSSVLVLIAAGISLIWKFWLYIYTMRVGKKSNSSGLIATAYDHLADVYASLAAVIGIILAMMGEHYNIQILKYGDPLAGIIVAYFVLKLAIHIGRSSVDVLMEKNIDEERMGEILQLIRSIPEVKRIDRIRAREHGHYLIVDVRVGISADLTIQDGHDISKKIKEAVRDLNPLVEEVLVHLNPWYENE; this is encoded by the coding sequence ATGGAATTAACAAATAAACGTTCAAATTTTGCAATTTTGATCAGCCTGATAAGTAATGTCGCATTAACAGCAATTAAACTAGTTATCGGACTACTTTTTAATAGCCAGGTACTTATTGCGGACGGAGTTCATAATGCTGGAGATGTATTTGCATCAGCTGCCGCTTTGGTATCGATGAGAATATCAAAGCGACCACCGGATAAAGATCACCCCTATGGTCATGGAAAAGCAGAAGTGATTGGAGCTGGGATCGTCGCGATCGTCTTAGTATTGGCGAGTATCTTCATGGGGTATCACTCTATACTGGCCTTGACGGAACAACCCCATAAGTCATCTGTACTCGTTCTTATCGCAGCTGGTATCTCATTAATATGGAAGTTTTGGCTTTATATTTATACTATGCGAGTTGGGAAAAAATCTAATAGTAGTGGACTCATCGCAACTGCTTATGATCATTTAGCTGATGTCTATGCCTCTCTCGCAGCGGTTATCGGAATCATCCTAGCAATGATGGGCGAACATTATAACATTCAAATACTGAAGTATGGCGACCCTCTAGCAGGAATTATAGTAGCTTATTTTGTCCTCAAATTGGCAATTCATATTGGACGGAGCTCAGTTGATGTACTAATGGAGAAGAATATTGACGAGGAAAGAATGGGCGAGATATTGCAGTTAATCCGTTCTATTCCGGAAGTGAAGAGAATTGACCGTATTAGAGCTAGAGAACATGGTCACTATTTAATTGTCGATGTCAGGGTAGGAATTTCGGCAGATTTAACTATTCAAGATGGTCATGATATTTCCAAAAAAATTAAAGAGGCTGTAAGAGACTTAAATCCTCTGGTAGAAGAAGTTTTAGTTCATTTAAACCCTTGGTACGAAAATGAATAG